In Fluviicola taffensis DSM 16823, the following are encoded in one genomic region:
- a CDS encoding DUF6686 family protein codes for MCHYKTISNNSFGCLIQCKNCEQFHLGFGSVVLILSYAEFIRFSEQVHSIHTMHYEEEEAKLLKNENLSNKDEKPKEKIYMHTDNSKMILAFNHKEWMKLYDLLEESRFLLYANEFIEQS; via the coding sequence ATGTGCCATTACAAAACTATCAGCAACAACTCATTTGGCTGCCTAATTCAATGTAAGAACTGTGAACAATTTCATTTGGGATTCGGAAGCGTGGTGCTCATTCTCTCTTACGCTGAGTTTATTCGATTTTCAGAGCAAGTTCACAGCATTCATACCATGCATTACGAAGAAGAGGAAGCAAAGCTTCTGAAGAATGAGAACTTATCAAACAAGGATGAAAAACCAAAGGAAAAGATCTACATGCACACGGATAATTCTAAAATGATCCTAGCATTCAACCACAAAGAATGGATGAAATTGTATGATTTACTAGAAGAATCTCGCTTTTTGCTTTACGCGAATGAATTTATTGAGCAATCCTAG